Proteins co-encoded in one Dreissena polymorpha isolate Duluth1 chromosome 12, UMN_Dpol_1.0, whole genome shotgun sequence genomic window:
- the LOC127852943 gene encoding leukocyte elastase inhibitor-like, whose product MSSSASKFSLDLFQHVVSHNPHGNLFMSPSSIFVVMTMVQTGARNETRNQMVSTLQFQSNDQQSILADAEQFVKVLNKGSDHVVLRSANRLYPNRDKSILEDYIKAVVKHFASDVKNVDFISNPEGSRQEINKWVEEVTNEKIKNLLPSGSINALTRMVVANAIYFKGNWATQFVQKSTTKTDFHTLDGKSLKTDMMTREMKKVRYGENTALDCKVLHLPYIGDEMAMVVLLPNTVTGLLEMEKKMNVQNMNQCIEKVSSPTVKVSVPKFKLESSFQLSDTLSALGMPDVFDQNKADLSGMGKDLFVSKVFHKAFVDVNEEGTEAAAATAATIKTLSMPAPPRTFTADHPFMFMIWHYKLKAPLFVGRFTGQETESSQTRDEL is encoded by the coding sequence ATGTCATCAAGTGCTTCAAAATTTTCTTTGGACCTCTTTCAACATGTCGTTTCTCACAATCCCCATGGCAACCTGTTCATGTCGCCTAGCAGCATTTTCGTTGTCATGACGATGGTTCAAACTGGAGCAAGAAATGAAACCAGAAATCAAATGGTTTCTACTCTTCAATTTCAATCAAATGATCAACAGTCGATACTTGCTGATGCTGAGCAATTTGTTAAGGTGTTGAATAAAGGGAGCGATCATGTGGTACTGAGAAGCGCTAACAGACTCTATCCGAACAGAGATAAAAGCATTTTGGAAGATTATATTAAAGCTGTAGTCAAACATTTTGCCTCAGATGTCAAAAATGTTGACTTCATATCCAACCCAGAGGGAAGTAGACAAGAAATAAACAAATGGGTAGAAGAAGTCACAAACGAAAAGATCAAAAACCTTCTGCCTAGCGGATCTATTAATGCACTCACAAGAATGGTAGTTGCAAATGCCATCTATTTCAAAGGAAACTGGGCGACACAGTTTGTGCAAAAGAGTACAACAAAAACTGATTTTCATACATTGGACGGAAAATCTTTGAAGACAGACATGATGACACGAGAAATGAAGAAAGTGCGATATGGCGAAAATACAGCTTTGGATTGTAAGGTTTTACATCTGCCTTACATTGGGGATGAAATGGCTATGGTAGTTCTACTTCCAAACACCGTCACTGGATTGCTGGAAATGGAGAAAAAGATGAACGTCCAAAATATGAACCAATGTATCGAAAAAGTTTCCTCACCAACTGTTAAAGTTTCTGTTCCGAAATTCAAGCTTGAGAGTTCATTCCAGCTTTCAGATACATTATCGGCTCTCGGAATGCCTGACGTGTTCGATCAAAATAAAGCTGACCTCTCTGGAATGGGAAAGGATTTGTTCGTTTCTAAGGTGTTCCACAAGGCGTTTGTGGATGTAAACGAAGAAGGTACAGAGGCTGCAGCTGCGACTGCTGCAACAATTAAGACTCTAAGCATGCCAGCTCCTCCACGGACGTTTACGGCTGATCACCCGTTCATGTTTATGATTTGGCACTACAAGCTGAAGGCGCCACTGTTTGTTGGTCGATTTACTGGACAAGAAACGGAATCTTCTCAGACACGAGACGAACTCTAG